From Pseudanabaena sp. PCC 6802, one genomic window encodes:
- the cas8a1 gene encoding type I-MYXAN CRISPR-associated Cas8a1/Cmx1 — MQTLNPLDTEVQALTFDLADPQMTLMHRAGLAGLYMTLRQLDRENQNFQHNSQIPLQWTLDRRSITLRWEGKALDALKWLFEQSFQLQDGMICLRGLDARQMPPQYLAIAHQGILGTLLQHNSTHKSMGVQTKIYYEDEESYPIIVRYKALTSYVYQEFAGNLCDKGGNLLTKPISIAGWLNPGAAVRHTAFSSDTSFEEPAHLALILLFAPVACCYFVLRSRLREQRAQYALVIPEICDLEKYAKYRMSLRNRTFKEFWASSLGDAGLQFLTMTEKLARDYDLLSCQVVTMGTVAWSTQQKTRTDLYLVKVDDRTGEEIARTYKVSRECLQDKVIARDRDGDSFIATSLARELIADNLARGKPWYAELSSKITSKDLFEKLNYEREGLNQMIQNKKVEWSDPSHRLFVQAFHEALSYTYGQLSSRTQADEQIRFDKVNERFRTRLSRCKTPNAVREFVMDFWARAGRLPTVQSNWETFMQFMMNDWKAARDLALLALVSYKGRDNYDFNVSITEESENQETFPPVLEVPKNSSISPGIKNFEFDDED; from the coding sequence ATGCAGACATTAAACCCATTAGACACTGAAGTACAAGCACTTACTTTCGATCTCGCCGATCCACAGATGACTTTAATGCATCGTGCTGGTTTAGCAGGGTTATACATGACACTTCGACAACTCGATCGCGAAAATCAGAATTTCCAACATAATTCACAGATTCCTTTGCAATGGACGCTCGATCGAAGATCTATAACTTTACGCTGGGAAGGTAAAGCTCTTGATGCCTTAAAATGGTTATTTGAGCAATCTTTTCAGTTACAAGATGGCATGATTTGCTTGCGCGGACTGGATGCTAGGCAAATGCCACCGCAATATTTAGCGATCGCCCATCAAGGTATTTTAGGTACGTTACTCCAACACAACAGCACCCACAAAAGTATGGGAGTGCAAACCAAGATTTACTACGAAGATGAGGAATCCTATCCAATTATTGTTCGGTACAAAGCATTGACATCCTATGTCTATCAAGAATTTGCTGGAAATCTTTGCGATAAGGGTGGAAATCTCTTAACCAAGCCAATTAGTATTGCGGGCTGGCTTAACCCAGGTGCAGCCGTTCGTCATACCGCATTTAGCAGCGATACTAGTTTTGAAGAACCCGCTCATCTAGCTCTAATCCTGCTATTTGCTCCTGTTGCCTGTTGCTATTTCGTTTTGCGATCGCGCCTCCGCGAACAACGCGCCCAATATGCGCTTGTAATTCCTGAAATCTGCGATCTGGAAAAATATGCTAAATATCGCATGAGTCTCCGCAATCGAACTTTTAAGGAATTTTGGGCATCAAGTTTGGGAGATGCAGGATTGCAATTTCTGACAATGACAGAAAAGCTAGCTCGCGATTACGATCTGTTATCTTGTCAAGTCGTGACGATGGGAACAGTCGCATGGTCAACCCAACAAAAAACACGTACCGATCTGTATCTTGTCAAGGTTGACGATCGGACAGGGGAAGAAATCGCTCGAACTTACAAAGTAAGTCGAGAATGTTTGCAGGATAAAGTGATTGCTAGAGATAGAGATGGAGATAGCTTTATTGCTACAAGTCTGGCGAGAGAGTTAATTGCTGACAACCTTGCTAGGGGTAAGCCTTGGTATGCAGAGCTTTCTAGCAAAATTACGAGTAAGGATTTATTTGAAAAACTAAACTACGAGCGAGAAGGACTAAACCAAATGATCCAAAACAAAAAAGTGGAATGGAGCGATCCTAGTCATCGTCTATTTGTGCAAGCATTTCATGAAGCCCTAAGCTATACCTATGGGCAATTGTCAAGTCGCACCCAAGCAGATGAGCAAATTCGTTTTGACAAAGTAAACGAGCGATTTAGAACTCGTCTTAGTCGTTGTAAGACCCCTAATGCTGTACGCGAATTTGTGATGGACTTCTGGGCTAGAGCGGGGAGATTACCTACGGTACAATCTAACTGGGAAACCTTTATGCAGTTCATGATGAATGATTGGAAAGCAGCAAGAGATCTGGCTTTGCTTGCTCTAGTTAGCTACAAAGGCAGAGATAATTATGACTTCAACGTATCTATTACCGAAGAATCAGAAAATCAAGAAACATTCCCCCCAGTTCTTGAAGTTCCCAAAAACTCATCTATTTCTCCAGGAATTAAGAACTTTGAATTTGATGACGAAGATTAA
- a CDS encoding CRISPR-associated helicase/endonuclease Cas3 produces MFERLLAKSTNSVTCTSATFTGHIWAVYKSTKTIIAEIGDRIFQQLGLAAEDRKRFERTVELAAYLHDWGKANQHFQEMVYLKSKGLAHVDLTKGKKSWRSHGQRQMIRHEVLSGILALQVPEFREWLSQIPDADLIVAVWAAMGHHLKLDANKIDGFPNGTGASLKVFTSHEDFELVTKKMGVKYLGLPASVPTVPTRDWSREELERAIANLTKEFGSLEKRNEYEQRFIATVKATVIAADLAGSALTEQGEDIKTWIPKMLKLVLEPGDLHNVLQEKLGDRKLRSFQEEIANTNHRVTLVKAGCGTGKTIAAYAWAQKWATGNSNQSARKLFFCYPTTGTATQGFIDYANGSDTESALMHSRSDLDRELLFSGEQDDSESIDARLSSLQAWTKKIVVCTVDTVLGLMQNNRRPLYAFPALMQAAFVFDEVHAYDDRLFGALLKFLKTCRGAPILLMSASFSEEQKEAIQNIIEEDLNEGINILDKGYQPLEEIKRYKFDYRPDIDSKIENLQPLFEAVTQALERGEKVLWVTNSVQSCIDIYRKAKEYIAKLDDPNIKHLIYHSRFRYRDRAGYIDKKGVKQLGKHEQVIQAFDSAVPCLVITTQVCEMSLDLSADLLVTAMAPAAALIQRLGRLNRKLEEYAPEQFRVEKICTAIFYAWDGMPYTNEEMRTGIRLVEALNDYDAISQEDLASTAKEIALPIPKKEDISSAWLELDWENYPVPLREGGGTITVLLEDDMAAIKEASQANQKSFMQETQAWSVPIRLVKGWETWKRCKFYLRAPGDAVQYSEEMGAEPCRH; encoded by the coding sequence ATGTTTGAAAGATTGCTGGCGAAATCGACTAACTCAGTAACCTGTACCTCAGCAACCTTTACAGGTCATATTTGGGCAGTTTATAAGTCTACCAAAACAATTATTGCGGAAATTGGCGATCGCATTTTTCAACAGTTAGGACTAGCGGCAGAAGATCGCAAACGATTTGAGAGAACGGTGGAATTAGCCGCTTATCTACATGATTGGGGCAAAGCTAATCAGCACTTTCAGGAAATGGTGTATCTCAAATCTAAGGGTCTAGCTCATGTAGATTTAACAAAGGGAAAAAAGTCATGGCGATCGCATGGACAACGCCAGATGATTCGTCATGAAGTTCTCAGCGGTATTTTAGCCTTACAAGTTCCAGAGTTTCGGGAATGGCTTTCGCAAATACCTGATGCCGATCTAATTGTTGCAGTATGGGCAGCAATGGGGCATCATCTCAAACTTGATGCTAATAAAATCGATGGTTTTCCCAATGGAACGGGGGCGAGTCTGAAGGTCTTTACATCCCATGAAGACTTTGAGTTAGTTACTAAGAAGATGGGCGTAAAGTATTTAGGTTTGCCCGCGTCAGTTCCTACTGTGCCAACCCGTGATTGGAGTCGAGAAGAACTGGAACGAGCGATCGCTAATCTCACCAAGGAATTTGGATCTTTAGAAAAACGCAATGAATACGAACAGCGATTTATTGCCACTGTCAAAGCGACGGTAATCGCCGCCGATCTTGCTGGTTCAGCCTTAACAGAGCAAGGAGAAGACATTAAAACTTGGATTCCCAAAATGTTGAAATTGGTTTTAGAACCTGGAGATCTACACAATGTTCTTCAGGAAAAGCTAGGCGATCGAAAGTTGCGTAGTTTTCAAGAGGAGATTGCCAATACGAACCATCGCGTCACGCTAGTTAAAGCAGGTTGTGGTACTGGCAAAACTATTGCTGCCTATGCTTGGGCGCAGAAATGGGCAACAGGAAATTCAAATCAATCCGCTCGTAAGCTTTTCTTTTGCTATCCCACTACAGGCACAGCGACGCAGGGATTTATCGATTATGCTAACGGCAGTGATACCGAGTCAGCACTGATGCATTCTCGCTCCGATCTGGATCGCGAATTGCTATTCTCTGGGGAACAAGATGACTCAGAGAGTATTGATGCGCGGTTATCGTCATTGCAAGCATGGACAAAAAAAATTGTGGTTTGCACAGTAGATACAGTCTTAGGGTTAATGCAAAACAATCGCCGTCCTTTGTATGCTTTCCCTGCGTTAATGCAGGCAGCGTTTGTATTTGATGAAGTTCATGCCTACGACGATCGCCTATTTGGAGCATTATTAAAATTTCTCAAAACCTGTCGCGGTGCGCCAATCTTACTAATGAGTGCTAGTTTTAGCGAAGAGCAGAAGGAAGCAATTCAGAACATAATCGAAGAAGATCTCAATGAGGGAATTAATATTCTAGATAAAGGCTATCAACCTCTTGAAGAAATCAAGCGTTATAAATTTGACTATCGCCCAGACATTGACTCTAAAATCGAAAATTTGCAGCCATTGTTTGAAGCCGTGACACAAGCTTTAGAACGGGGCGAAAAAGTCTTGTGGGTGACAAATTCAGTCCAATCTTGCATTGACATCTATCGTAAGGCGAAGGAATATATTGCCAAACTAGATGACCCAAATATCAAGCATCTCATCTATCACAGTCGATTTCGCTATAGAGATCGTGCTGGATACATAGATAAGAAAGGTGTTAAGCAACTAGGAAAGCACGAACAGGTGATTCAAGCTTTTGACAGCGCTGTGCCATGTTTGGTGATTACTACCCAAGTTTGTGAAATGTCGCTCGATTTGAGTGCCGATCTTTTAGTTACAGCAATGGCTCCTGCCGCTGCATTGATTCAACGTTTGGGACGGCTAAATCGCAAACTAGAGGAATATGCCCCCGAACAGTTTCGAGTTGAGAAAATCTGTACTGCGATCTTTTATGCTTGGGATGGAATGCCTTATACCAATGAAGAAATGAGGACAGGAATTCGTTTGGTTGAAGCATTGAACGATTATGACGCAATTAGCCAAGAGGATCTTGCCAGCACTGCTAAGGAAATTGCTCTACCTATTCCTAAAAAAGAAGATATATCTTCAGCTTGGCTCGAACTTGATTGGGAAAATTATCCTGTGCCCTTACGTGAAGGTGGTGGAACGATAACAGTTCTTCTTGAAGATGATATGGCAGCAATCAAGGAAGCATCACAAGCTAACCAAAAATCGTTCATGCAAGAAACTCAGGCTTGGAGCGTGCCAATCCGGCTGGTGAAAGGATGGGAAACTTGGAAGCGCTGTAAATTCTATCTGAGAGCACCAGGTGATGCAGTTCAATACAGTGAAGAAATGGGAGCAGAGCCATGCAGACATTAA
- the cas6 gene encoding type I-MYXAN CRISPR-associated protein Cas6/Cmx6, whose product MTSSFQMAHQIPKDEWLEPFIDLSFPLRGKYLPADHGYALLGAIARHIPKIKEHNDIAILTAAGFGDREGKILLTEHSCFRIRVPVTKIPLVYVLAGKHLTLGIHDIQLGIPEIQTLRPRPYLRSRVVTIKGYQEPESFLEAAKRQLEVLGIQAELSIPCDRDGNPARKTIKIKRFTVIGFTVEAIHLSEEDSLKLQVYGLGGKRHMGCGVFIPVKERT is encoded by the coding sequence ATGACTTCTTCGTTTCAGATGGCTCATCAGATCCCTAAAGACGAGTGGTTGGAACCGTTTATTGATTTATCTTTCCCTCTCCGTGGCAAATACTTGCCTGCCGATCATGGCTACGCGCTTTTAGGGGCGATCGCGCGTCACATTCCCAAAATCAAAGAACATAATGATATTGCAATTCTAACTGCTGCTGGCTTTGGCGATCGCGAAGGTAAGATTTTGCTCACCGAGCATTCTTGCTTCCGCATTCGCGTTCCAGTCACAAAAATTCCACTTGTGTACGTGCTTGCAGGTAAGCATCTCACGCTTGGTATTCATGATATACAGCTAGGGATTCCCGAAATTCAGACCCTGAGACCGCGACCGTACTTGCGATCGCGTGTCGTCACCATTAAAGGTTATCAAGAGCCAGAATCTTTTTTAGAAGCCGCAAAACGACAGCTAGAAGTGCTGGGAATTCAGGCAGAATTATCTATCCCTTGCGATCGCGATGGTAATCCTGCCAGGAAAACTATCAAAATCAAACGTTTTACAGTAATTGGGTTTACAGTAGAAGCGATTCACTTGAGTGAAGAAGATTCATTGAAATTACAAGTTTATGGACTTGGTGGTAAACGCCACATGGGTTGTGGTGTATTCATTCCAGTCAAGGAGAGAACATAA
- a CDS encoding Uma2 family endonuclease, with translation MSPATDRIYWTTEDLKLLPESNNRYEIIDGQLFMTRAPHWKHQKAIVKASRILDAWAETTQLGETVSTPGIIFDDADNVIPDVVWISHERLAVGVDEEGHFTIAPELIIEVLSPGMQNERRDREAKLKLYAERGVQEYWILDWRIQQLEVYRRQGLLLRLVATLFATDTLTSPVLPDFSCNVAEFFR, from the coding sequence ATGTCCCCTGCCACCGATCGCATCTATTGGACTACTGAAGATCTCAAGCTTTTGCCGGAGAGTAACAATCGTTACGAAATTATTGATGGACAGTTGTTTATGACCCGTGCCCCGCACTGGAAACATCAAAAAGCAATTGTTAAAGCATCCAGGATTCTGGATGCCTGGGCAGAAACAACTCAGTTGGGGGAAACAGTGTCCACACCGGGAATCATTTTCGATGATGCCGATAATGTCATTCCCGATGTTGTGTGGATAAGCCATGAGCGACTGGCAGTGGGAGTGGATGAAGAGGGACACTTCACCATCGCACCGGAACTAATTATAGAAGTACTTTCTCCGGGAATGCAGAACGAGCGCCGCGATCGCGAAGCTAAACTCAAACTCTACGCAGAGCGAGGCGTACAGGAATATTGGATTTTGGACTGGCGCATTCAACAACTCGAAGTTTATCGCCGTCAAGGCCTGCTGTTGCGATTGGTGGCAACCCTGTTTGCAACTGATACCCTCACCTCTCCAGTCCTACCGGATTTTAGCTGTAATGTGGCTGAGTTTTTCCGCTAG
- the argS gene encoding arginine--tRNA ligase, giving the protein MASSVLSELKTRFTNACVAAFGAEFADADPAVTAAKDRKFGDYQCNAALGLTKKLKQNPREIATKIIENLAIDDLCEAPSIDGPGFINVKLKLSYLEAQLLNMQASDRLAIPPTENPQRIVVDFSSPNIAKEMHVGHLRSTIIGDSIARILEFQGHDVLRLNHVGDWGTQFGMLITYLREAYPAALTTSDALDLGDLVALYRAAKKRFDEDEEFKEAARQAVVELQAGDREAKLAWQLLCDQSRREFQKIYDALDIELTERGESFYNPYLADVVKDLQTLGLLEEDRGAQCVFLEGFTNKDGDRLPLIVQKSDGGYNYATTDLAALRYRIHTDKAERIIYVTDAGQSDHFAQVFQVANRAGWLPSSVKVKHVPFGLVLGEDGKKLKTRSGETVTLKSLLDEAIARAHRIAEEYNPEASEEFKQEVSTAVGLGAVKYADLSQNRTSNYTFSYDKMLALQGNTAPYMLYAYARVQGISRKGNIDFSQLIDTQSIHLNAEEEVNLGKHLLQFAEIIEAVSEDLMPNRICQYLFELSQKYNQFFEQCPVLQSEEPERTSRLILCYITAKVLKKGLEFLGMKVLDRI; this is encoded by the coding sequence ATGGCTAGTTCAGTTTTATCAGAGTTAAAGACAAGATTTACCAATGCCTGCGTTGCGGCGTTTGGGGCAGAGTTTGCCGATGCCGACCCCGCCGTCACCGCTGCCAAGGATCGCAAGTTTGGCGACTATCAGTGCAATGCCGCTTTGGGGTTAACCAAAAAGCTCAAGCAAAATCCCCGCGAAATCGCTACCAAAATTATTGAGAATCTGGCGATCGACGACCTCTGCGAAGCCCCCAGCATCGACGGGCCGGGGTTTATAAATGTCAAACTCAAACTCAGTTATCTAGAAGCTCAACTTCTGAACATGCAAGCGAGCGATCGCCTGGCAATTCCCCCCACTGAAAACCCACAGCGGATCGTTGTTGATTTTTCCAGTCCCAACATCGCTAAGGAAATGCATGTCGGACACCTGCGATCGACGATTATCGGCGATAGCATCGCCCGCATTCTGGAATTTCAGGGGCATGATGTCCTGCGTCTCAACCATGTCGGCGACTGGGGCACGCAATTTGGCATGTTGATTACCTACCTGCGCGAAGCCTATCCCGCCGCCCTAACCACATCCGATGCCCTGGACTTAGGCGACCTCGTAGCATTATATCGCGCTGCTAAAAAGCGGTTTGATGAAGATGAGGAGTTTAAAGAAGCTGCCCGTCAAGCAGTGGTGGAACTGCAAGCGGGCGATCGCGAGGCCAAACTGGCATGGCAGTTACTGTGCGATCAGTCGCGGCGGGAATTCCAGAAAATCTACGATGCATTGGATATCGAACTCACCGAACGCGGCGAGTCTTTTTACAACCCCTATTTAGCCGATGTCGTCAAAGACTTGCAGACATTGGGGTTATTGGAAGAAGATCGGGGCGCTCAATGCGTGTTTCTGGAAGGATTTACCAATAAAGATGGAGATCGGTTGCCCTTAATCGTGCAGAAATCCGATGGTGGTTACAACTATGCTACCACGGATCTGGCGGCATTGCGATATCGCATTCATACCGACAAAGCCGAACGAATTATCTACGTTACCGATGCCGGACAGTCCGATCACTTCGCTCAAGTCTTCCAGGTGGCAAATCGGGCGGGCTGGTTACCTAGCAGCGTCAAGGTCAAGCACGTTCCCTTCGGTCTGGTGTTGGGAGAAGATGGGAAGAAATTGAAGACGAGATCGGGTGAAACCGTAACGCTCAAAAGTCTGTTAGACGAAGCGATCGCTCGCGCTCATAGGATTGCAGAAGAATACAACCCCGAAGCTTCTGAAGAATTTAAACAAGAAGTTTCCACAGCTGTAGGTTTGGGTGCAGTTAAGTACGCCGATCTCAGCCAGAATCGCACGAGCAACTACACGTTTAGCTACGATAAGATGCTGGCTTTACAGGGTAACACTGCGCCCTATATGCTCTATGCCTATGCGAGGGTGCAGGGAATTAGTCGTAAAGGCAATATTGACTTTTCTCAACTTATAGATACGCAATCCATTCATCTCAATGCGGAAGAGGAAGTTAACCTGGGCAAGCATCTGTTGCAGTTCGCCGAGATAATTGAAGCGGTATCGGAAGATTTAATGCCGAATCGAATCTGTCAATATCTATTTGAACTCAGTCAGAAATACAATCAATTTTTCGAGCAATGCCCAGTCCTACAATCCGAGGAACCAGAGAGAACCTCTCGGCTGATTTTATGCTACATCACAGCTAAGGTTTTGAAAAAAGGATTGGAATTCCTAGGCATGAAGGTGCTCGATCGCATATAG
- a CDS encoding histidine triad nucleotide-binding protein: MPEPSETIFSKIIKREIPAKIVYEDDRALAFHDINPQAPVHILVVPKQPIPMLSQAQDRDESLLGHLLLVAAKVAQDAGLEQNFRLVVNNGRGAGQTVFHLHLHILGGRSLAWPPG, from the coding sequence ATGCCCGAACCTTCTGAAACTATTTTTAGCAAAATTATTAAGCGCGAAATTCCAGCCAAAATTGTCTACGAAGACGATCGCGCTCTAGCCTTTCATGACATCAATCCCCAAGCTCCCGTCCATATTTTGGTAGTACCGAAACAACCCATACCAATGCTGTCGCAGGCTCAGGATCGAGATGAATCCTTACTCGGCCATCTCCTCCTGGTTGCCGCAAAAGTCGCTCAGGATGCGGGTCTAGAGCAAAATTTTCGTTTAGTTGTCAATAACGGGCGCGGGGCAGGGCAGACGGTATTTCACTTGCACCTCCACATTTTAGGCGGGCGATCGCTGGCATGGCCGCCAGGTTAG
- a CDS encoding Uma2 family endonuclease has product MYNPTQIIDEDLLYPSEDGKPMAANTEHFNWIVLLKENLDALFADREDVLVVGDVFWYPVRSQLIAPTAPDVMVAFGRPKGKRKSYRQWREENIAPQVVFEILSPSNDPDEMSRKFEFYQQYGVEEYYTYNLETHDFDVWLRRRHRLVPVRRTNGWFSPRLGIRFELSHGVLEVFYPNGEKFLTTIEMIQRQKAAEQFAEQERQIAEQERQIAEQERQIAEQERQIAEREKLRADSSEQQLQQLMAALRDRGINPEELLN; this is encoded by the coding sequence ATGTACAATCCTACCCAAATAATCGACGAGGATTTGCTGTATCCAAGCGAGGACGGTAAGCCTATGGCAGCAAATACCGAGCATTTCAACTGGATCGTCTTGTTAAAAGAGAATCTCGACGCTTTGTTTGCCGATCGCGAGGATGTCCTGGTCGTTGGCGATGTATTCTGGTATCCCGTGCGATCGCAACTAATTGCCCCCACTGCTCCCGACGTGATGGTGGCTTTTGGTAGACCAAAGGGCAAACGCAAGTCTTACCGCCAGTGGCGCGAGGAGAATATTGCCCCACAGGTTGTATTCGAGATCCTCTCTCCCAGTAACGATCCCGATGAAATGAGCCGTAAGTTCGAGTTTTATCAACAGTACGGCGTAGAGGAATATTACACCTACAACTTAGAAACCCATGACTTTGACGTATGGTTGCGCCGTCGGCACAGGCTCGTCCCGGTGCGCCGTACTAATGGCTGGTTCAGCCCGCGTTTGGGCATTCGGTTCGAGCTATCGCACGGCGTTCTGGAGGTCTTTTACCCCAATGGAGAAAAATTCCTCACCACCATAGAAATGATTCAAAGACAGAAGGCAGCAGAGCAGTTCGCCGAACAGGAACGACAAATCGCCGAGCAGGAACGACAAATCGCCGAACAGGAACGACAAATCGCCGAGCAGGAACGACAAATCGCCGAACGGGAAAAACTAAGGGCTGATTCTAGCGAGCAGCAATTGCAGCAACTAATGGCGGCGTTGCGCGATCGGGGAATTAATCCTGAAGAGTTGTTGAACTGA
- a CDS encoding four-carbon acid sugar kinase family protein, producing MNTRPKIIVLDDDPTGSQTVHSCLLLTRWDVDALRIGLADASPLMFVLTNTRAIAPDAADAITREVCHNLKLALAAEQITEFLVVSRSDSTLRGHYPIETDAIAAEVGPFDAHFLVPAFFEGGRFTRDSVHYLIVDGVPTPTHLTEFAKDSVFGYQHSYLPDYVEEKTKGRIPATAVTRFLLDEIRQGSLERLMQLSNNQCCVVDAEVQADLDRFASDLLEAASEGKHFLFRSAASLLTALAQLPPQPIAAESMSQYVRSQKPGAVIVGSHVKKTTEQLEQLLQTAGTEPVEVEVARLLDNPAVSAPALLSEVLAKVESAHVTGKTAVVFTSRQELTFADAQTRLEFGQAVSGLLMDVVRGLPQDIGFLISKGGITSNDVLSTGLALPAARLLGQILAGCSVVTTPDNHPLFPNLPVVLFPGNVGDAKALATVYLRLTGQPS from the coding sequence ATGAATACACGTCCCAAGATTATCGTGTTAGATGACGACCCCACCGGATCGCAAACCGTGCATAGCTGCCTGTTGTTAACCCGTTGGGACGTGGACGCGCTCAGAATTGGTTTAGCCGATGCGTCGCCGCTGATGTTCGTTCTCACTAATACCAGAGCGATCGCGCCGGATGCCGCCGATGCCATTACCCGTGAAGTTTGCCACAACCTCAAGCTAGCTCTCGCAGCGGAGCAGATTACAGAATTTTTAGTAGTCAGCCGTTCTGATTCCACTCTGCGGGGACACTATCCAATTGAAACCGATGCGATCGCGGCAGAGGTGGGGCCGTTCGATGCCCATTTCCTGGTACCAGCGTTTTTTGAGGGAGGACGCTTTACCCGCGATAGCGTGCATTACCTGATCGTCGATGGCGTGCCTACACCTACGCACTTGACGGAATTTGCCAAGGATTCCGTATTTGGCTACCAACATAGTTATTTGCCCGATTACGTGGAGGAAAAGACCAAAGGCAGAATTCCCGCCACGGCAGTAACGCGATTTTTATTAGACGAAATCCGCCAGGGCAGCCTGGAGCGCTTAATGCAATTAAGCAACAATCAGTGCTGCGTAGTGGATGCCGAAGTACAGGCGGATCTGGATCGCTTTGCCAGCGATTTGCTGGAGGCTGCCTCTGAGGGCAAGCACTTCCTGTTTCGTAGCGCCGCCAGTTTGCTCACTGCCCTAGCACAGCTACCACCACAACCGATCGCGGCGGAGTCGATGTCGCAGTACGTGCGATCGCAGAAACCTGGAGCGGTAATCGTCGGTTCGCATGTTAAAAAGACCACGGAGCAGTTAGAACAACTATTGCAAACTGCAGGTACTGAACCCGTAGAAGTGGAGGTAGCGCGCCTATTAGATAATCCTGCTGTTTCCGCCCCCGCCCTGCTATCTGAGGTGTTGGCAAAGGTAGAGTCTGCCCATGTAACGGGAAAAACCGCAGTCGTTTTTACCAGTCGTCAGGAATTGACATTTGCGGACGCACAAACCCGTTTAGAATTCGGTCAAGCTGTGTCGGGGCTGTTAATGGATGTCGTGCGCGGGTTACCCCAAGATATCGGCTTTTTAATCAGTAAAGGCGGCATTACGTCGAATGATGTTTTAAGTACGGGTCTGGCGCTGCCTGCGGCTCGTCTCTTGGGTCAAATTCTGGCTGGCTGCTCCGTTGTCACTACCCCCGACAACCACCCATTATTTCCCAATTTGCCAGTAGTTTTATTCCCAGGCAATGTGGGAGATGCTAAGGCTCTAGCAACGGTGTATTTACGCCTAACTGGGCAACCGTCATGA
- a CDS encoding DMT family transporter yields the protein MSVKMPAHMPAISRQSVFVILPFFLWGTAMVVMKSVLPHTSPFFLAAVRLIPAGILLLIAASWLGRQQVQGWRAWLWVALFALVDGTLFQGFLALGLVRTGAGLGSLLIDSQPLAVAVLAALFYQERIGPIAIGGLLLGILGISTIGLPANLMNALLAGDLAAVWHGGIFTLGEWFMLGASLSMAVGTILIRPVVRNVDPVVATGWHMILGGLPLLAVSALTETHQWQDLSTWGWLGMSYMTVMGSAIAYGLFFYFAASGSLTTLSALTFSTPVFALLFGSIFLGESLTKVQWIGVILTLTSIYLVSVRQSDRPEVEDSSSSKAIAGSETSFPDLSQLETLSTLAQEVTIRE from the coding sequence ATGTCCGTTAAAATGCCTGCTCACATGCCTGCCATCAGTCGCCAGTCTGTTTTTGTCATCTTGCCTTTTTTCCTGTGGGGTACGGCAATGGTGGTGATGAAGTCGGTTTTGCCGCACACCAGTCCTTTCTTTTTGGCGGCGGTGCGCTTGATTCCGGCTGGCATCTTATTGCTAATTGCTGCTAGTTGGCTGGGGCGACAGCAGGTGCAAGGGTGGCGGGCGTGGCTGTGGGTTGCTTTATTTGCGCTGGTGGACGGGACGTTATTTCAAGGTTTTTTGGCATTAGGCTTAGTAAGGACTGGTGCGGGATTGGGTTCGCTCCTGATTGACTCGCAACCTTTGGCGGTAGCGGTTCTGGCGGCATTATTTTACCAGGAGCGCATTGGCCCGATCGCAATAGGAGGATTGCTGCTTGGCATCTTGGGTATAAGCACGATCGGTCTGCCTGCTAATTTAATGAATGCTTTGCTAGCGGGGGATTTAGCTGCGGTCTGGCATGGCGGTATCTTCACGCTGGGGGAATGGTTTATGTTGGGGGCTTCTCTCTCGATGGCGGTGGGAACGATTTTGATTCGCCCTGTGGTGCGGAATGTCGATCCTGTCGTGGCAACGGGTTGGCATATGATTTTGGGCGGGTTGCCACTGCTGGCGGTTTCGGCTCTGACGGAAACGCACCAATGGCAGGATCTCAGTACTTGGGGCTGGTTGGGCATGTCGTATATGACGGTCATGGGTAGCGCGATCGCCTACGGTCTATTTTTCTACTTTGCCGCTTCGGGCAGTCTCACAACATTGAGCGCCTTAACATTTTCTACACCCGTGTTTGCATTACTATTTGGGAGTATATTTTTAGGGGAAAGCCTGACCAAAGTGCAGTGGATAGGGGTAATTCTGACTTTGACCAGTATCTATCTGGTGAGCGTCCGCCAGAGCGATCGACCTGAGGTAGAAGATTCGTCCTCAAGCAAAGCGATCGCTGGTAGCGAAACATCCTTCCCAGACCTATCTCAGCTAGAAACATTGTCAACATTGGCACAGGAAGTTACAATCCGCGAGTGA